The following proteins are encoded in a genomic region of Necator americanus strain Aroian chromosome II, whole genome shotgun sequence:
- a CDS encoding hypothetical protein (NECATOR_CHRII.G7988.T1) produces the protein MAVLYTFLLALLVAFIQSLHHKDVPLEGYPGFGFPHLVDPYYGAVMVPAPRFVTTFPYALHSHFYHPRSAFRNIAKSYRKEDGHLSDTSFISPIRKNIY, from the exons ATGGCTGTCCTCTACACCTTTCTTCTCGCTTTACTCGTCGCCTTCATTCAAag CCTTCATCATAAGGATGTGCCACTGGAAG GGTATCCTGGATTCGGATTCCCGCATCTTGTTGATCCGTACTATGGAGCGGTGATGGTTCCTGCCCCGCGGTTTGTTACCACCTTCCCTTACGCTCTG CACTCACATTTCTACCATCCTCGCAGTGCTTTCCGAAACATCGCTAAATCCTATCGGAAGG AAGATGGACATCTCTCCGATACAAGTTTCATCTCCCCCATTCGGAAGAACATCTACTGA
- a CDS encoding hypothetical protein (NECATOR_CHRII.G7988.T2), whose protein sequence is MAVLYTFLLALLVAFIQSSHGYFPYAGYFDGYPGFGFPHLVDPYYGAVMVPAPRFVTTFPYALHSHFYHPRSAFRNIAKSYRKEDGHLSDTSFISPIRKNIY, encoded by the exons ATGGCTGTCCTCTACACCTTTCTTCTCGCTTTACTCGTCGCCTTCATTCAAag TTCCCATGGATACTTCCCTTATGCGGGCTACTTCGACG GGTATCCTGGATTCGGATTCCCGCATCTTGTTGATCCGTACTATGGAGCGGTGATGGTTCCTGCCCCGCGGTTTGTTACCACCTTCCCTTACGCTCTG CACTCACATTTCTACCATCCTCGCAGTGCTTTCCGAAACATCGCTAAATCCTATCGGAAGG AAGATGGACATCTCTCCGATACAAGTTTCATCTCCCCCATTCGGAAGAACATCTACTGA
- a CDS encoding hypothetical protein (NECATOR_CHRII.G7989.T2), with translation MQKINRAMSDDVAHQKAGGAGTKPKVATPQVVAKIEQYKRDNPTIFAWEIRERLINEAVCSTPPSVSSINRILRTRAAERAAEELTMILNAQHMARELCPLLLLLLLLLLLLLLLLLLLLLLLLLLLLLLLLLLLLLLLLLLLLLLSQQRLSSRIPQIGLPPPNFPFSFPQAVWPSFVLNASLPSLPLPLLSAYSSSVAPPSPAETVAMSEDDGTMRRCGRSSFSQEQLELLEASFAKEPYPSIAQRLELVKKTQLPEARIQVWFSNRRAKWRRTQQESSGSSIEREDDEQPPVLKRNMSIELETSVEQSPPRKKTTTIFKPYE, from the exons ATGCAGAAGATTAATCGAGCAATGTCGGACGATGTCGCACATCAAAAAGCCGGCGGTGCTGGCACTAAGCCAAAG GTCGCAACACCACAagttgtagccaagattgaGCAGTACAAACGAGATAATCCGACCATTTTTGCGTGGGAGATCCGTGAACGGCTTATCAACGAAG CCGTCTGCTCAACACCACCGTCCGTGTCGTCGATCAATCGAATTTTAAGGACTAGAGCAGCGGAACGAGCTGCCGAGGAGTTGACGATGATTTTGAATGCTCAACATATGGCAAG agaactttgtcctttattattattattattattattattattattattattattattattattattattattattattattattattattattattattattattattattattattattattattattattattattattattattattgtc ccaGCAACGTCTTTCTTCCCGTATTCCACAAATCGGTCTACCGCCgccaaattttccattcagCTTTCCACAAGCAGTTTGGCCAA GTTTTGTACTGAATGCTTCACTTCCCAGCCTTCCGCTTCCGCTTCTTTCCGCTTATTCATCCAGCGTAGCACCTCCGTCACCTGCTGAAACTGTAGCGATGAGCGAAGATGACGGGACGATGAGACGATGTGGGCGTAGCAGTTTTTCACAAG AACAACTAGAACTTCTGGAAGCTTCATTTGCAAAGGAACCATATCCAAGCATAGCGCAACGTTTGGAGTTGGTGAAGAAAACTCAATTGCCGGAGGCCAGGATTCAG GTCTGGTTCTCGAATCGACGCGCCAAATGGCGCCGAACACAACAGGAAAGCAGCGGTTCATCAATCGAAAGAGAAGATGACGAGCAACCTCcagttttgaagagaaatat GAGTATCGAATTAGAAACCTCAGTGGAACAGTCACCACCGCGGAAGAAGACTACAACAATTTTTAAGCCCTATGAATGA
- a CDS encoding hypothetical protein (NECATOR_CHRII.G7989.T1), producing the protein MQKINRAMSDDVAHQKAGGAGTKPKVATPQVVAKIEQYKRDNPTIFAWEIRERLINEAVCSTPPSVSSINRILRTRAAERAAEELTMILNAQHMASQQRLSSRIPQIGLPPPNFPFSFPQAVWPSFVLNASLPSLPLPLLSAYSSSVAPPSPAETVAMSEDDGTMRRCGRSSFSQEQLELLEASFAKEPYPSIAQRLELVKKTQLPEARIQVWFSNRRAKWRRTQQESSGSSIEREDDEQPPVLKRNMSIELETSVEQSPPRKKTTTIFKPYE; encoded by the exons ATGCAGAAGATTAATCGAGCAATGTCGGACGATGTCGCACATCAAAAAGCCGGCGGTGCTGGCACTAAGCCAAAG GTCGCAACACCACAagttgtagccaagattgaGCAGTACAAACGAGATAATCCGACCATTTTTGCGTGGGAGATCCGTGAACGGCTTATCAACGAAG CCGTCTGCTCAACACCACCGTCCGTGTCGTCGATCAATCGAATTTTAAGGACTAGAGCAGCGGAACGAGCTGCCGAGGAGTTGACGATGATTTTGAATGCTCAACATATGGCAAG ccaGCAACGTCTTTCTTCCCGTATTCCACAAATCGGTCTACCGCCgccaaattttccattcagCTTTCCACAAGCAGTTTGGCCAA GTTTTGTACTGAATGCTTCACTTCCCAGCCTTCCGCTTCCGCTTCTTTCCGCTTATTCATCCAGCGTAGCACCTCCGTCACCTGCTGAAACTGTAGCGATGAGCGAAGATGACGGGACGATGAGACGATGTGGGCGTAGCAGTTTTTCACAAG AACAACTAGAACTTCTGGAAGCTTCATTTGCAAAGGAACCATATCCAAGCATAGCGCAACGTTTGGAGTTGGTGAAGAAAACTCAATTGCCGGAGGCCAGGATTCAG GTCTGGTTCTCGAATCGACGCGCCAAATGGCGCCGAACACAACAGGAAAGCAGCGGTTCATCAATCGAAAGAGAAGATGACGAGCAACCTCcagttttgaagagaaatat GAGTATCGAATTAGAAACCTCAGTGGAACAGTCACCACCGCGGAAGAAGACTACAACAATTTTTAAGCCCTATGAATGA
- a CDS encoding hypothetical protein (NECATOR_CHRII.G7989.T3), with protein MSEDDGTMRRCGRSSFSQEQLELLEASFAKEPYPSIAQRLELVKKTQLPEARIQVWFSNRRAKWRRTQQESSGSSIEREDDEQPPVLKRNMSIELETSVEQSPPRKKTTTIFKPYE; from the exons ATGAGCGAAGATGACGGGACGATGAGACGATGTGGGCGTAGCAGTTTTTCACAAG AACAACTAGAACTTCTGGAAGCTTCATTTGCAAAGGAACCATATCCAAGCATAGCGCAACGTTTGGAGTTGGTGAAGAAAACTCAATTGCCGGAGGCCAGGATTCAG GTCTGGTTCTCGAATCGACGCGCCAAATGGCGCCGAACACAACAGGAAAGCAGCGGTTCATCAATCGAAAGAGAAGATGACGAGCAACCTCcagttttgaagagaaatat GAGTATCGAATTAGAAACCTCAGTGGAACAGTCACCACCGCGGAAGAAGACTACAACAATTTTTAAGCCCTATGAATGA
- a CDS encoding hypothetical protein (NECATOR_CHRII.G7990.T2) translates to MSRRKLETHPLTSLVVSVGNHPALAISQFEGNRLIVESCLASTRIKTGDAYFHQSDVYSDTVAECFGTRVGPYNDLRGPADDQDRSLVLDYGGSLDTPPDTVSAYVTRPAG, encoded by the exons ATGAGCCGCCGAAAACTCGAAACACATCCGCTGACATCCTTAGTTGTTTCTGTAG gGAACCACCCTGCTCTAGCCATATCACAATTCGAG GGAAATCGATTGATTGTCGAGAGTTGCTTAGCGAGTACACGTATCAAGACAGGAGATGCTTATTTTCACCAATCAGATGTTTATTCCGATACGGTAGCGGAAT gttttggaacccgTGTTGGtccgtacaatgacttgcgagggccagccgatgatcaa GATCGCTCTTTAGTCTTAGACTACGGCGGCTCACTCGACACGCCACCAGACACCGTATCTGCTTACGTGACGCGGCCAGCTGGATAG
- a CDS encoding hypothetical protein (NECATOR_CHRII.G7990.T1): MQKLAVFFLALVLLACAEQKCKVDKDCSPGDKCDGGSCTWNHPALAISQFEGNRLIVESCLASTRIKTGDAYFHQSDVYSDTVAECFGTRVGPYNDLRGPADDQDRSLVLDYGGSLDTPPDTVSAYVTRPAG, translated from the exons ATGCAGAAACTTGCTGTTTTCTTCCTTGCTCTAGTGCTTCTCG CTTGCGCCGAACAAAAGTGCAAAGTAGACAAGGACTGTTCTCCAGGAGACAAATGCGATGGAGGATCCTGTACTT gGAACCACCCTGCTCTAGCCATATCACAATTCGAG GGAAATCGATTGATTGTCGAGAGTTGCTTAGCGAGTACACGTATCAAGACAGGAGATGCTTATTTTCACCAATCAGATGTTTATTCCGATACGGTAGCGGAAT gttttggaacccgTGTTGGtccgtacaatgacttgcgagggccagccgatgatcaa GATCGCTCTTTAGTCTTAGACTACGGCGGCTCACTCGACACGCCACCAGACACCGTATCTGCTTACGTGACGCGGCCAGCTGGATAG
- a CDS encoding hypothetical protein (NECATOR_CHRII.G7991.T1) has product MMVSAALRLTIICFGIWIVSGIHEPPKTRNTSADILSCFCREPPCSSHITIRGKSIDCRELLSEYTYQDRRCLFSPIRCLFRYGSGM; this is encoded by the exons ATGATGGTGTCGGCTGCCTTGCGCTTGACCATCATATGTTTTGGAATATGGATAGTTTCGGGAATCCATGAGCCGCCGAAAACTCGAAACACATCCGCTGACATCCTTAGTTGTTTCTGTAG gGAACCACCCTGCTCTAGCCATATCACAATTCGAG GGAAATCGATTGATTGTCGAGAGTTGCTTAGCGAGTACACGTATCAAGACAGGAGATGCTTATTTTCACCAATCAGATGTTTATTCCGATACGGTAGCGGAATGTGA